Proteins from a genomic interval of Verrucomicrobium sp.:
- a CDS encoding O-antigen ligase family protein produces MERGLLARVVSAVNAFLLFLLIAWPAVAMGGARVWVQAPFFVVAAFLLLLQVPVVWKERRAPLRPPDWIDGFAAAFLLYAIARYFTAPVEYLARLEVMQVASYAAIFWVARYRILRAFDGVWVVGGLVATALGVVLFSFWLRWHPGFLPWGESVALHYFPRLTGTFGCPNHYGAFLYMAVAAALSLALFVPERPLLRLACAGAATLFMAGIALSLSRGSWVGLLFVLLTVTFFALRHARIPAYYPIGFFAAALAVGMAALTASHAAQDRLAEVNYQLHHDGARHYVRIQIAADAVRIIGDYFWFGSGPATFVHIHPRYHDATYDTLATYAHDDYLNLWCDYGAAGFALGLGFVVTATVGLARRRASGGVPWTRRVLVCAGLGAWAGMAVHSFLDFAMHLPACAATLFTLAGLGLRRRPLALDAAPPLTRRGRFLKRLMAAAAVVVPVLLAAGLLFGAWRTARGYYPWQQVEERLSSIPFRPAVALLKQAAQGDPLFSEAPARLGDFYRAEASLHADPAERDVLGREAIEWYQRALDADPLDDGLYLRLGMAYELLGRSGEAYLCYARIAGLQPHNGYFQGALARYYARRGMARQAIEAYRRAAACPFGAPPEAAAMIERLEQKEKAPTP; encoded by the coding sequence ATGGAACGGGGGCTCCTCGCGCGCGTCGTCTCGGCCGTCAACGCCTTCCTTCTCTTTCTCCTCATCGCCTGGCCCGCCGTGGCCATGGGCGGGGCCCGCGTCTGGGTCCAGGCTCCCTTCTTCGTCGTGGCGGCTTTCCTGCTCCTCCTTCAGGTCCCCGTGGTGTGGAAGGAGCGCCGCGCGCCGCTGCGCCCGCCCGATTGGATCGACGGATTCGCCGCCGCCTTCCTCCTCTACGCCATCGCCCGCTATTTCACCGCGCCCGTCGAATACCTGGCGCGGCTGGAGGTGATGCAGGTGGCCTCCTACGCGGCGATTTTCTGGGTGGCCCGCTACCGGATCCTGCGCGCGTTCGACGGGGTGTGGGTGGTGGGCGGCCTTGTCGCCACGGCGCTGGGCGTCGTCCTTTTCTCCTTCTGGCTGCGCTGGCATCCGGGGTTCCTGCCGTGGGGAGAATCGGTCGCCCTCCACTATTTCCCGCGGCTGACCGGCACATTCGGCTGCCCGAACCATTACGGCGCGTTCCTCTACATGGCCGTGGCGGCCGCCCTTTCCCTGGCCCTTTTCGTTCCGGAGCGGCCCCTCCTGCGGCTGGCCTGCGCGGGCGCGGCCACGCTCTTCATGGCCGGCATCGCGCTTTCCCTTTCCCGGGGAAGCTGGGTCGGGCTTCTCTTCGTCCTTCTGACCGTCACCTTCTTCGCCCTGCGCCACGCGCGCATTCCGGCCTACTACCCGATCGGCTTCTTCGCCGCCGCGCTGGCCGTCGGCATGGCCGCCCTGACCGCCTCCCACGCGGCCCAGGACCGGCTGGCGGAGGTGAACTACCAGCTCCACCACGACGGGGCGCGCCACTACGTCCGCATCCAGATCGCGGCGGACGCGGTGCGGATCATCGGCGACTATTTCTGGTTCGGCAGCGGGCCCGCCACCTTCGTCCACATCCACCCGCGCTACCATGACGCGACGTACGACACGCTGGCCACCTACGCGCACGACGATTACCTCAATCTCTGGTGCGACTACGGCGCGGCCGGCTTCGCGCTGGGGCTCGGCTTCGTCGTGACGGCCACCGTGGGCCTGGCGCGGCGGCGCGCTTCCGGCGGCGTGCCGTGGACGCGGCGCGTCCTGGTCTGCGCGGGCCTGGGCGCCTGGGCGGGGATGGCCGTCCATTCCTTCCTCGACTTCGCCATGCATTTGCCCGCCTGTGCCGCGACGCTCTTTACCCTGGCCGGGCTGGGGCTGCGCCGCCGCCCCCTGGCGCTGGACGCCGCGCCGCCCCTGACGCGGCGGGGCCGTTTCCTCAAGCGGCTGATGGCGGCGGCGGCGGTCGTCGTGCCGGTCCTCTTGGCCGCCGGGCTTCTTTTCGGGGCGTGGCGGACGGCGCGGGGCTACTACCCGTGGCAGCAGGTGGAGGAGCGGCTCTCCTCGATCCCCTTCCGTCCCGCCGTGGCGCTGCTCAAGCAGGCGGCCCAGGGCGACCCGCTCTTTTCCGAGGCCCCCGCGCGCCTGGGCGATTTTTACCGCGCGGAGGCCTCCCTCCACGCCGATCCGGCGGAGCGCGACGTGCTGGGCCGTGAGGCGATCGAGTGGTACCAGCGGGCCCTGGATGCCGACCCGCTCGACGACGGCCTCTACCTGCGCCTGGGCATGGCGTACGAGCTGCTGGGCCGGAGCGGGGAGGCCTACCTCTGCTATGCGCGGATCGCGGGGCTCCAGCCGCACAACGGCTATTTCCAGGGCGCGCTGGCCCGCTACTACGCGCGGCGCGGGATGGCGCGGCAGGCGATCGAGGCTTACCGCCGCGCGGCGGCCTGCCCTTTCGGCGCGCCGCCGGAGGCCGCGGCGATGATCGAAAGGCTGGAGCAAAAAGAAAAGGCGCCGACCCCCTGA